Proteins encoded together in one Falco biarmicus isolate bFalBia1 chromosome 4, bFalBia1.pri, whole genome shotgun sequence window:
- the TMC7 gene encoding transmembrane channel-like protein 7 produces MSERGAAAEAPGWLAGSELSRPEEPRGAAPAGFLQQLPSYQSALRRRVPAAGTQERRAAPRGSGRLGSAEARGPEPEGDELPARPAREYPLSIAEKRKLRDCQQADIKYESGWNKWKRTSSKSLKKVLSEVKELSSYLELWRHDIHSIEGKFGTGIQSYFSFLRFLVLLNFIIFILMFSFVTLPSVISTYGIFNSSFAKIPPKNIEPHCTVYKPSGNKGLVYFYTYLKDLLSGTGFLEATTLFYGYYTIDAAWLSILRYNLPLAYLLATFAYLALSLLWIIKRSVEGFKQNLVHDEDQFQSYCNKVFAGWDFCITDPNAAQLKHRSLQYELQTDLEEERLKQKIADRTMKEKLRIYSLRIFINIIVIAVLSGCFYSIYRATVFSQENSNDINNMNFQANLLVQYLPSMVITLANFIAPQIFSFLIRFEDYSPAFEIRLTLMRCVFVRLANIGVLLFSLWSHISYCATDECKACGYNYELYPCWESEVGQEMYKLMIFDFMIILAMTLFVDFPRKLLVTHCSCKPVQWCGLPEFGIPDNVLEIIYGQTICWIGTFFSPLLPAIATIKYFIIFYIKKISLIHTRKPAAKPIRASSSNFFFLVVLLIGLLLAFIPLGISIAYIPSSKACGPFRSFNTSWAVVPDTVLGFPTGLQQILYGIASEAFAVPFFLVVCLVMFYFIALAGAHKRVVEQLREQLVMESRDKLFLIRKITEAQRHL; encoded by the exons ATGAGCGagcgcggggccgcggcggaGGCGCCGGGCTGGCTGGCGGGCAGCG AGCTCTCCCGTCCTGAGGAGCCGCGCGGGGCCGCACCTGCGggcttcctgcagcagctgcccagctaCCAGTCGGCGCTGAGGCGGCGCGTCCCCGCCGCGGGCACCCAggagcggcgggcggcgccgcgGGGCTCGGGGCGGCTCGGCAGCGCTGAAGCCCGGGGGCCGGAGCCGGAGGGAGACGagctgcccgcccgccccgcgaGGGAGTACCCCCTGAGCATCGCGGAGAAGCGGAAATTAAG GGACTGCCAGCAGGCTGATATAAAATACGAGTCTGGATGGAACAAGTGGAAAAGAACTAGCAGTAAATCATTGAAAAAAGTTCTCAGTGAAGTCAAGGAGTTGTCGTCTTACCTGGAGCTTTGGCGACATGATATTCACAGCATAGAAG GGAAATTTGGTACTGGCATCCAGTCCTACTTCTCCTTCCTGCGTTTTCTGGTCCTGCtgaattttataatttttatccTGATGTTCAGTTTTGTTACCCTTCCCAGCGTCATTTCTACATATGGAATATTCAACAGTAGCTTTGCTAAAATTCCTCCAAAGAACATAG AGCCTCACTGCACAGTTTATAAACCTAGTGGTAATAAGGGACTTGTTTACTTCTATACTTACCTCAAAGATTTGCTCAGTGGCACT GGATTCCTTGAAGCGACAACTTTATTTTATGGCTATTACACAATAGATGCTGCATGGCTCAGTATCCTGAGGTACAACTTGCCACTAGCATATCTGCTGGCTACGTTTGCCTACCTTGCATTAAGTCTCCTCTGGATAATAAAAAG GTCTGTGGAAGGCTTTAAGCAGAACTTGGTGCATGATGAAGATCAATTTCAGAGTTACTGTAACAAAGTTTTTGCAGGCTGGGACTTCTGCATTACGGATCCAAATGCAGCACAGCTAAAACATCGCAGCTTGCAATATGAGCTCCAA aCAGACTTGGAGGaagaaagactgaagcaaaaaataGCTGACAGGACAATGAAAGAAAAGCTACGCATCTACTCTCTGagaatatttataaacataatTGTCATTGCAGTTTTATCAGGATGTTTTTACTCTATTTATAGAGCAACTGTCTTCTCTCAAGAAAACTCCAAT GACATCAACAACATGAACTTCCAAGCTAATCTCTTAGTGCAGTATTTGCCTTCCATGGTGATCACATTGGCCAACTTCATTGCTCCCCAGATCTTCTCATTTCTGATCAGATTTGAAGATTATTCACCAGCCTTTGAAATCAGGCTGACACTCATGAg GTGTGTCTTTGTGCGGTTGGCCAATATCGGTGTTCTCTTGTTCTCGCTGTGGAGTCACATCTCCTACTGTGCCACTGATGAGTGTAAGGCCTGTGGATACAATTACGAACTTTATCCT TGCTGGGAATCTGAAGTTGGGCAAGAAATGTATAAACTGATGATATTTGATTTTATGATAATTCTTGCTATGACCCTGTTTGTGGACTTTCCTAGAAA GTTGTTAGTTACTCATTGCTCTTGCAAGCCAGTTCAGTGGTGTGGATTGCCGGAATTTGGAATTCCTGACAATGTCCTGGAAATCATTTATGGGCAGACTATCTGCTGGATTGGAACCTTCTTTTCACCACTTCTCCCTGCAATAGCAACTATAAAATACTTCAtcatattttacattaaaaag ATCAGTTTGATACACACACGTAAACCTGCAGCTAAGCCTATCAGAGCATCAAGTtccaattttttcttcttggtggtGCTGTTGATTGGGCTCCTCTTGGCTTTTATTCCTTTGGGAATCAGCATAGCATA TATCCCCTCCTCCAAAGCATGTGGGCCGTTCAGGAGTTTTAACACTTCATGGGCAGTTGTTCCAGATACAGTGCTTGGGTTTCCAACAGGTCTGCAGCAGATCCTTTATGGCATAGCATCAGAAGCCTTTgcagtgcctttttttctggtCGTTTG CCTCGTTATGTTCTATTTTATTGCCTTGGCTGGAGCACACAAGCGAGTGGttgagcagctgagggagcagCTGGTTATG GAGAGTCGTGACAAGCTGTTCCTGATCAGAAAGATAACGGAAGCTCAGAGGCATCTTTGA
- the TMC5 gene encoding transmembrane channel-like protein 5 isoform X2 has product MSYHYNEAFENPDYHFSETLEIDRRRSSQKNLSSHQTSYDSSLHGSYGEHSGRGQNYPVAIPMTSMRHGSEYSRDLPRVNVLSRSQYENSTDNFSFEPEPELAYSLPSTFHLLDRPYPHGFSNVSEGFIQRHNRRPSDEISVTSSSPFEMDPVCREEKDLVGNLASMSTSERIKAIQKMPETMKKKREIRNKVLKEITKKTRHHSTRLSRCTQCLQGTAVLFRRFGNSLSEYSHLLQLWHKTLKIIGAKFGTSVLSYFIFLKWLLTFNMFSFLINFSFITIPQFFAAEPNNLSFTGLELFTGAGYFQQTVLYYGFYTNATISKIENGPPYNMQLAYIFTVGIYFVICFLILLFSMAKSFCRNFINPQTYSGNASKLLCTWDFNITNEKAVKLKQKNLSTQIKEGLTEVNQEVLYFSVTERVERIVIHLVSWVASLGTAVAACAGVYFLSINNLKLFVKGHKNDLEGQAAMLVLPVVASLLNAFIPFFYSWLGHLERFQTPGYQIYIAITRNIILKISIVGILCYYWLNIVATSESQCWETLVGQDIYRLVLVDFAFCLLGSFFGEFLRRIIGTTVCVSLGLPEFDIGRNVLDLIYAQTLTWIGILFSPLLPGIQMISFSIVFYVKKVSLMMNCQPPRKVWRTAQMTTSFMFLLFFPSFLGVLSVIGVTVWRLKPSEGCGPFRGLSSMYAAVSEWIKILENYTASKWVVWIYHNLITSELFFFILSVIILIITYLYWQIIEGRKTMTKLLRKQIINEGKDKIFLLEVLRVLQRPNQITSVARGQGQQYPRAAGILRGTGFPLDAEPSQPSSRSGMSEAVALALRAREAAQREDEDGDKDF; this is encoded by the exons ATGTCTTACCATTACAATGAAGCCTTTGAAAATCCAGACTACCACTTCTCAGAGACACTGGAAATTGATAGAAG GAGGAGTTCTCAAAAGAATCTGTCCTCTCACCAAACCTCTTATGATTCCTCACTACACGGTTCGTATGGAGAACACAGCGGAAGAGGACAGAATTACCCTGTGGCCATACCAATGACCTCCATGAGACATGGCTCTGAATACAGCAGAGATTTACCAAGAGTTAATGTCTTAAGCAGAAGTCAGTATGAAAATTCCACGG ataatttttcctttgagcCTGAGCCGGAACTGGCATACAGCCTACCTTCTACCTTCCATCTGCTGGACCGCCCCTATCCCCACGGGTTTTCCAATGTGTCAGAAG GCTTTATTCAGAGACACAACAGAAGACCATCTGATGAGATCTCCGTGACTTCTTCCAGCCCGTTTGAAATGGATCCAGTTTGCAGAGAAG AGAAAGATTTAGTTGGAAATCTTGCAAGTATGTCCACCAGTGAAAGGATTAAAGCAATtcagaagatgccagaaaccatgaaaaaaaagagagagatcag AAATAAAGTTcttaaagaaataacaaaaaagacaaGGCACCACAGTACTCGGCTTTCCCGCTGTACACAGTGTCTGCAGGGAACAGCAGTG TTGTTTCGGCGATTTGGAAATAGCTTGTCAGAATATTCTCACTTACTGCAGTTATGGCACAAGACTCTGAAGATCATTGGTGCCAAGTTTGGAACAAGtgttctttcttattttattttcttgaagtgGCTGCTAACTTTCAACATGTTCTCATTCCTCATAAACTTCAGTTTCATCACAATTCCTCAGTTTTTTGCAGCAGAACCAAATAACCTTTCCTTCACGGGTCTGGAGCTCTTCACTGGAGCT GGTTATTTTCAACAAACAGTACTGTACTACGGCTTTTATACCAATGCTACAATAAGTAAAATAGAGAACGGTCCACCTTACAACATGCAGCTGGCCTATATTTTCACTGTTGGAATATATTTTGTCATCTGTTTTCTTATCTTATTGTTCAG CATGGCAAAATCCTTCTGCAGGAACTTCATTAACCCTCAGACATACTCTGGAAATGCTAGCAAACTTCTCTGCACTTGGGACTTCAATATAACTAATGAAAAAGCCGTgaagctgaaacaaaagaatCTCAGCACACAAATAAAG GAAGGCCTCACTGAAGTAAACCAAGAAGttctatatttttctgtaacagagaGAGTTGAGCGTATTGTTATTCATCTTGTTTCTTGGGTTGCTTCCCTGGGAACAGCAGTAGCTGCTTGTGCTGGTGTTTACTTCCTTTCCATTAATAACTTAAAG CTGTTTGTGAAAGGGCATAAAAATGACCTAGAGGGCCAAGCTGCCATGTTGGTGCTACCTGTTGTTGCATCTCTCCTCAACGCATTCATCCCGTTCTTCTACTCGTGGCTTGGACACCTGGAGAGATTTCAGACTCCTGGATACCAGATATACATCGCTATTACCAG aaatatCATCCTGAAAATATCGATTGTTGGAATACTGTGCTACTACTGGCTTAACATTGTGGCTACATCGGAGTCACAG TGCTGGGAAACCTTGGTTGGCCAAGATATCTATCGTCTTGTTCTAGTtgactttgcattttgtttgcttggctCTTTCTTTGGAGAGTTTTTACGAAG aatTATTGGAACGACGGTCTGTGTGAGCCTGGGGCTGCCAGAATTTGATATTGGACGAAATGTTTTAGATTTGATCTATGCACAGACTTTGACCTG GATCGGTATCCTCTTCTCACCTCTGCTGCCTGGTATTCAGATGATATCATTTTCTATAgtattttatgtgaaaaag GTCAGTCTGATGATGAATTGCCAACCCCCTCGCAAAGTCTGGAGAACTGCTCAAATGACAACATCCTTCATGTTCCTactgtttttcccttccttccttggAGTCCTGTCTGTCATTGGAGTCACTGTCTGGAG ATTAAAACCTTCAGAAGGATGTGGTCCTTTCCGAGGTTTGTCTTCTATGTATGCTGCAGTCTCTGAGTGgataaaaatactggaaaattacACTGCCTCCAAATGGGTAGTGTGGATCTACCATAACTTAATTACAAGTgaacttttcttcttcatcctctctGTTATTATTCT aattattaCTTATCTTTACTGGCAAATAATAGAAGGAAGAAAGACCATGACCAAACTCTTACGTAAACAAATTATTAAT GAAgggaaagacaaaatatttttacttgaaGTACTACGGGTGCTGCAAAGGCCAAATCAAATCACATCTGTGGCAAGAGGACAAGGCCAGCAG tatccCCGTGCTGCTGGGATCTTGAGGGGGACTGGCTTCCCGCTAG ATGCagagccatcccagcccagcagcaggtcAGGCATGTCTGAGGCCGTGGCACTCGCTCTGCGTGCTAGAGAAGCAGCTCAGCGGGAAGACGAAGATGGTGACAAAGATTTCTGA
- the TMC5 gene encoding transmembrane channel-like protein 5 isoform X1 has translation MSYHYNEAFENPDYHFSETLEIDRRRSSQKNLSSHQTSYDSSLHGSYGEHSGRGQNYPVAIPMTSMRHGSEYSRDLPRVNVLSRSQYENSTDNFSFEPEPELAYSLPSTFHLLDRPYPHGFSNVSEGFIQRHNRRPSDEISVTSSSPFEMDPVCREEKDLVGNLASMSTSERIKAIQKMPETMKKKREIRNKVLKEITKKTRHHSTRLSRCTQCLQGTAVLFRRFGNSLSEYSHLLQLWHKTLKIIGAKFGTSVLSYFIFLKWLLTFNMFSFLINFSFITIPQFFAAEPNNLSFTGLELFTGAGYFQQTVLYYGFYTNATISKIENGPPYNMQLAYIFTVGIYFVICFLILLFSMAKSFCRNFINPQTYSGNASKLLCTWDFNITNEKAVKLKQKNLSTQIKEGLTEVNQEVLYFSVTERVERIVIHLVSWVASLGTAVAACAGVYFLSINNLKLFVKGHKNDLEGQAAMLVLPVVASLLNAFIPFFYSWLGHLERFQTPGYQIYIAITRNIILKISIVGILCYYWLNIVATSESQCWETLVGQDIYRLVLVDFAFCLLGSFFGEFLRRIIGTTVCVSLGLPEFDIGRNVLDLIYAQTLTWIGILFSPLLPGIQMISFSIVFYVKKVSLMMNCQPPRKVWRTAQMTTSFMFLLFFPSFLGVLSVIGVTVWRLKPSEGCGPFRGLSSMYAAVSEWIKILENYTASKWVVWIYHNLITSELFFFILSVIILIITYLYWQIIEGRKTMTKLLRKQIINEGKDKIFLLEVLRVLQRPNQITSVARGQGQQSSSSFQLHRQPGQLVPGYPTRAPERHENAPYGEYPRAAGILRGTGFPLDAEPSQPSSRSGMSEAVALALRAREAAQREDEDGDKDF, from the exons ATGTCTTACCATTACAATGAAGCCTTTGAAAATCCAGACTACCACTTCTCAGAGACACTGGAAATTGATAGAAG GAGGAGTTCTCAAAAGAATCTGTCCTCTCACCAAACCTCTTATGATTCCTCACTACACGGTTCGTATGGAGAACACAGCGGAAGAGGACAGAATTACCCTGTGGCCATACCAATGACCTCCATGAGACATGGCTCTGAATACAGCAGAGATTTACCAAGAGTTAATGTCTTAAGCAGAAGTCAGTATGAAAATTCCACGG ataatttttcctttgagcCTGAGCCGGAACTGGCATACAGCCTACCTTCTACCTTCCATCTGCTGGACCGCCCCTATCCCCACGGGTTTTCCAATGTGTCAGAAG GCTTTATTCAGAGACACAACAGAAGACCATCTGATGAGATCTCCGTGACTTCTTCCAGCCCGTTTGAAATGGATCCAGTTTGCAGAGAAG AGAAAGATTTAGTTGGAAATCTTGCAAGTATGTCCACCAGTGAAAGGATTAAAGCAATtcagaagatgccagaaaccatgaaaaaaaagagagagatcag AAATAAAGTTcttaaagaaataacaaaaaagacaaGGCACCACAGTACTCGGCTTTCCCGCTGTACACAGTGTCTGCAGGGAACAGCAGTG TTGTTTCGGCGATTTGGAAATAGCTTGTCAGAATATTCTCACTTACTGCAGTTATGGCACAAGACTCTGAAGATCATTGGTGCCAAGTTTGGAACAAGtgttctttcttattttattttcttgaagtgGCTGCTAACTTTCAACATGTTCTCATTCCTCATAAACTTCAGTTTCATCACAATTCCTCAGTTTTTTGCAGCAGAACCAAATAACCTTTCCTTCACGGGTCTGGAGCTCTTCACTGGAGCT GGTTATTTTCAACAAACAGTACTGTACTACGGCTTTTATACCAATGCTACAATAAGTAAAATAGAGAACGGTCCACCTTACAACATGCAGCTGGCCTATATTTTCACTGTTGGAATATATTTTGTCATCTGTTTTCTTATCTTATTGTTCAG CATGGCAAAATCCTTCTGCAGGAACTTCATTAACCCTCAGACATACTCTGGAAATGCTAGCAAACTTCTCTGCACTTGGGACTTCAATATAACTAATGAAAAAGCCGTgaagctgaaacaaaagaatCTCAGCACACAAATAAAG GAAGGCCTCACTGAAGTAAACCAAGAAGttctatatttttctgtaacagagaGAGTTGAGCGTATTGTTATTCATCTTGTTTCTTGGGTTGCTTCCCTGGGAACAGCAGTAGCTGCTTGTGCTGGTGTTTACTTCCTTTCCATTAATAACTTAAAG CTGTTTGTGAAAGGGCATAAAAATGACCTAGAGGGCCAAGCTGCCATGTTGGTGCTACCTGTTGTTGCATCTCTCCTCAACGCATTCATCCCGTTCTTCTACTCGTGGCTTGGACACCTGGAGAGATTTCAGACTCCTGGATACCAGATATACATCGCTATTACCAG aaatatCATCCTGAAAATATCGATTGTTGGAATACTGTGCTACTACTGGCTTAACATTGTGGCTACATCGGAGTCACAG TGCTGGGAAACCTTGGTTGGCCAAGATATCTATCGTCTTGTTCTAGTtgactttgcattttgtttgcttggctCTTTCTTTGGAGAGTTTTTACGAAG aatTATTGGAACGACGGTCTGTGTGAGCCTGGGGCTGCCAGAATTTGATATTGGACGAAATGTTTTAGATTTGATCTATGCACAGACTTTGACCTG GATCGGTATCCTCTTCTCACCTCTGCTGCCTGGTATTCAGATGATATCATTTTCTATAgtattttatgtgaaaaag GTCAGTCTGATGATGAATTGCCAACCCCCTCGCAAAGTCTGGAGAACTGCTCAAATGACAACATCCTTCATGTTCCTactgtttttcccttccttccttggAGTCCTGTCTGTCATTGGAGTCACTGTCTGGAG ATTAAAACCTTCAGAAGGATGTGGTCCTTTCCGAGGTTTGTCTTCTATGTATGCTGCAGTCTCTGAGTGgataaaaatactggaaaattacACTGCCTCCAAATGGGTAGTGTGGATCTACCATAACTTAATTACAAGTgaacttttcttcttcatcctctctGTTATTATTCT aattattaCTTATCTTTACTGGCAAATAATAGAAGGAAGAAAGACCATGACCAAACTCTTACGTAAACAAATTATTAAT GAAgggaaagacaaaatatttttacttgaaGTACTACGGGTGCTGCAAAGGCCAAATCAAATCACATCTGTGGCAAGAGGACAAGGCCAGCAG AGCAGCTCTTCGttccagctgcacaggcagcctgGCCAGCTGGTGCCAGGCTACCCCACGAGGGCACCTGAACGACATGAAAATGCACCCTATGGCGAG tatccCCGTGCTGCTGGGATCTTGAGGGGGACTGGCTTCCCGCTAG ATGCagagccatcccagcccagcagcaggtcAGGCATGTCTGAGGCCGTGGCACTCGCTCTGCGTGCTAGAGAAGCAGCTCAGCGGGAAGACGAAGATGGTGACAAAGATTTCTGA
- the TMC5 gene encoding transmembrane channel-like protein 5 isoform X3: MSYHYNEAFENPDYHFSETLEIDRRRSSQKNLSSHQTSYDSSLHGSYGEHSGRGQNYPVAIPMTSMRHGSEYSRDLPRVNVLSRSQYENSTDNFSFEPEPELAYSLPSTFHLLDRPYPHGFSNVSEGFIQRHNRRPSDEISVTSSSPFEMDPVCREEKDLVGNLASMSTSERIKAIQKMPETMKKKREIRNKVLKEITKKTRHHSTRLSRCTQCLQGTAVLFRRFGNSLSEYSHLLQLWHKTLKIIGAKFGTSVLSYFIFLKWLLTFNMFSFLINFSFITIPQFFAAEPNNLSFTGLELFTGAGYFQQTVLYYGFYTNATISKIENGPPYNMQLAYIFTVGIYFVICFLILLFSMAKSFCRNFINPQTYSGNASKLLCTWDFNITNEKAVKLKQKNLSTQIKEGLTEVNQEVLYFSVTERVERIVIHLVSWVASLGTAVAACAGVYFLSINNLKLFVKGHKNDLEGQAAMLVLPVVASLLNAFIPFFYSWLGHLERFQTPGYQIYIAITRNIILKISIVGILCYYWLNIVATSESQCWETLVGQDIYRLVLVDFAFCLLGSFFGEFLRRIITYLYWQIIEGRKTMTKLLRKQIINEGKDKIFLLEVLRVLQRPNQITSVARGQGQQSSSSFQLHRQPGQLVPGYPTRAPERHENAPYGEYPRAAGILRGTGFPLDAEPSQPSSRSGMSEAVALALRAREAAQREDEDGDKDF; this comes from the exons ATGTCTTACCATTACAATGAAGCCTTTGAAAATCCAGACTACCACTTCTCAGAGACACTGGAAATTGATAGAAG GAGGAGTTCTCAAAAGAATCTGTCCTCTCACCAAACCTCTTATGATTCCTCACTACACGGTTCGTATGGAGAACACAGCGGAAGAGGACAGAATTACCCTGTGGCCATACCAATGACCTCCATGAGACATGGCTCTGAATACAGCAGAGATTTACCAAGAGTTAATGTCTTAAGCAGAAGTCAGTATGAAAATTCCACGG ataatttttcctttgagcCTGAGCCGGAACTGGCATACAGCCTACCTTCTACCTTCCATCTGCTGGACCGCCCCTATCCCCACGGGTTTTCCAATGTGTCAGAAG GCTTTATTCAGAGACACAACAGAAGACCATCTGATGAGATCTCCGTGACTTCTTCCAGCCCGTTTGAAATGGATCCAGTTTGCAGAGAAG AGAAAGATTTAGTTGGAAATCTTGCAAGTATGTCCACCAGTGAAAGGATTAAAGCAATtcagaagatgccagaaaccatgaaaaaaaagagagagatcag AAATAAAGTTcttaaagaaataacaaaaaagacaaGGCACCACAGTACTCGGCTTTCCCGCTGTACACAGTGTCTGCAGGGAACAGCAGTG TTGTTTCGGCGATTTGGAAATAGCTTGTCAGAATATTCTCACTTACTGCAGTTATGGCACAAGACTCTGAAGATCATTGGTGCCAAGTTTGGAACAAGtgttctttcttattttattttcttgaagtgGCTGCTAACTTTCAACATGTTCTCATTCCTCATAAACTTCAGTTTCATCACAATTCCTCAGTTTTTTGCAGCAGAACCAAATAACCTTTCCTTCACGGGTCTGGAGCTCTTCACTGGAGCT GGTTATTTTCAACAAACAGTACTGTACTACGGCTTTTATACCAATGCTACAATAAGTAAAATAGAGAACGGTCCACCTTACAACATGCAGCTGGCCTATATTTTCACTGTTGGAATATATTTTGTCATCTGTTTTCTTATCTTATTGTTCAG CATGGCAAAATCCTTCTGCAGGAACTTCATTAACCCTCAGACATACTCTGGAAATGCTAGCAAACTTCTCTGCACTTGGGACTTCAATATAACTAATGAAAAAGCCGTgaagctgaaacaaaagaatCTCAGCACACAAATAAAG GAAGGCCTCACTGAAGTAAACCAAGAAGttctatatttttctgtaacagagaGAGTTGAGCGTATTGTTATTCATCTTGTTTCTTGGGTTGCTTCCCTGGGAACAGCAGTAGCTGCTTGTGCTGGTGTTTACTTCCTTTCCATTAATAACTTAAAG CTGTTTGTGAAAGGGCATAAAAATGACCTAGAGGGCCAAGCTGCCATGTTGGTGCTACCTGTTGTTGCATCTCTCCTCAACGCATTCATCCCGTTCTTCTACTCGTGGCTTGGACACCTGGAGAGATTTCAGACTCCTGGATACCAGATATACATCGCTATTACCAG aaatatCATCCTGAAAATATCGATTGTTGGAATACTGTGCTACTACTGGCTTAACATTGTGGCTACATCGGAGTCACAG TGCTGGGAAACCTTGGTTGGCCAAGATATCTATCGTCTTGTTCTAGTtgactttgcattttgtttgcttggctCTTTCTTTGGAGAGTTTTTACGAAG aattattaCTTATCTTTACTGGCAAATAATAGAAGGAAGAAAGACCATGACCAAACTCTTACGTAAACAAATTATTAAT GAAgggaaagacaaaatatttttacttgaaGTACTACGGGTGCTGCAAAGGCCAAATCAAATCACATCTGTGGCAAGAGGACAAGGCCAGCAG AGCAGCTCTTCGttccagctgcacaggcagcctgGCCAGCTGGTGCCAGGCTACCCCACGAGGGCACCTGAACGACATGAAAATGCACCCTATGGCGAG tatccCCGTGCTGCTGGGATCTTGAGGGGGACTGGCTTCCCGCTAG ATGCagagccatcccagcccagcagcaggtcAGGCATGTCTGAGGCCGTGGCACTCGCTCTGCGTGCTAGAGAAGCAGCTCAGCGGGAAGACGAAGATGGTGACAAAGATTTCTGA